The Siansivirga zeaxanthinifaciens CC-SAMT-1 region TACTAAATCCATTACATTCGCACTATCTGAAATAAACCCTTTTTTTATATTGGAAATTTCACCAAAATAATAATACATGAGATCTATTTGGTGTGGCGCTATATCATGAAAATATCCTCCACCCGAAATTTCAGGGTTTAAACGCCAATTTTCATCGGTTTTGGCTATTAAATTAGCGTTTTTTGATTGCGCAATGTCAATTTCTGCCGAAACTACTTTACCAATTATTTTGGCATCTAATAATTCCTTCACCTTGGCAAACAAAGGTAAATGTCTACGATAATGAGCCACCGTAACTTTTACATCACTTTCTTGTAGTGCGCTTAAAAGTGTTTCGGCTTCTTTACTGTTAAGCACCATGGGTTTTTCTAAATACACATTTTTACCAACTTGAATAATTTGTAATGCATATTTTAAATGCGAAGCAGGAGGCGTTGCAATGTAAATGGCATTTATCTTATCATTATTTATTAATTCTGAAGCATGAGTGGTATAATTTGGTACCCCATGACGTTTAGCAAAATCTTTTACTTTATCTTCGTTTCTGCGCATAACGCTTATTAAAGTTGAGTTTTTTACCTTTTGAAAAGCAGGACCACTCTTTACTTCTGCAACATCACCGCAACCTATAATTCCCCAATTAACAATATTAGAATTCATGTATTTATTACCATAAAATAAATGCTAAAGATAAGTTAGGACGCCTCAAAACCTGTCCTGTACTGTAAGGTTAAAGTAAAACTTATAACATTACTATTTTTGCAAAGTTTCACAACACTAAAATAATTAACTTTGTTACAAATCTTTAAAAACTAATCTTTTTTTTGAAAAAACTTTTATTATTTCTTACATCTTTAACATTAAGCATTCAGTGCTACGGCAATAGTAATCTTGATTCATTATTATTAGAGCTGGAGGTTACTATGCGCAAAAGAGCTTTTTTTGATAATGCCAAAAAATTAAGAGTTGAAAATTTAAAAAAACTCATTAATGATAAAGATAGTAGCTCATTACAGAATAATTATTTCATAATAAATGAAATAATTAATGAATATGAAAAGTATAGTTTTGACAAAGCGCTATTCTATATCGAAAAAAACTTACAAATAGCAAAGAAACTAAATAACAATAAGCTTGAGAAAGAGTCACAACTAAAGTTAGCCAAACTTCTAGCAACATCTGGAAGGTATAAAGAAGGTATTGATGTTTTAAATGAAATTAGGCGGAATGAACTTCCAGAAAAACTTCTAGAGCAATATTATTTTAATTATGTAGAAGGATATTCTGGATTAAGTTTTTATACCACTGTACAAACTACCAAAGAGCGTTATTCTCAACTCTACTTAATCTATCAAGATTCCCTTCAACAAAAATTAGATCCAAATTCAGATCAAGCACTTGCGTTAATCGAAAAAGAATTAAGAGATAATAGAAATATTGTAGAAGCATTAAGAATCAATTCTAAACGATTATCGCAATTAAAATTAGGCACAACAAAATATTCTCTAGTAACTTTTGAAAGGGCTTTACTCTACGGTCTTAATAATAATGCAAGAGATCAAAAAATGTTTTTAGCACTTTCTGCTATCTCAGACATTACGGCATCGGTAAAAGATAACGCTTCCCTTACTGAACTTGCCATGATTTTATTTGAGGAAGGCGATATTGAAAGAGCATATAAGTATATTGATTTCTCGGTTGAAGATACTGAAATTTATAACTCAAGGCTACGCTTTGTAAACATCTCGAACAAACTATCTGTTATATCAAAAGCCTTTGAAGAAAAGAACCTAGAACAACAAGCCGAACTAAAAAAAATGCTCCTATATATAAGTGTACTTGCATTATTTCTTCTATTTACCATATTATATATTTACAGACAGATAAAACGATTGTCTTCTGCTAGAAAAGCATTAAAAAAAGCCAACATACAACTTACAAATTTAAACGAACGATTAAGTATAACAAATTCAGACCTGAATAGATTATACAACGAATTATCTAACACCGACAAAATAAAAGAACAATATATAGGGACTTTTTTAAACCTTTATTCAGACTATATAAACAAACTAGACACCTATCGAAAAATGGTTAGGAACTATTTAGTATCAAACAAGACTAAAACCTTATTAGAACTTACAAAATCGAAACAACTCGTAGACAACGAACTTCAAATTTTTTATCAAAATTTCGATAAATCTTTTTTACATATATACCCTAATTTCATAAGAGAGGTTAATGGCCTCCTAAAACCAGGAGAACAAATTAAACTTAACAAAGATGAAGTTTTAAACACTGAACTAAGAATTCTTGCACTGATAAGATTAGGCTTAACAAATAGTTCCAAAATATCTAAAATTTTACGTTACTCTGTAAACACTATTTACAATTACAGAGTAAAAATAAAAAACAGCGCCCTAAATAGAGATACTTTCGAAGACGACGTTAAGAAAATACAATAACTGTATAAAATTATTTATATTAACTTTAGTTTGTTTTTAAATTTAACGCGTAAAATCTTCAATATTTATTTATAAAAAATCTACTTTTTTTTATTATTATTAATTACACAAGTAATTCATTATTAGACATATAATTAATTTTAATACTCAAAAAAATCTACTTTTTAAATACTTCTACAATTAAAATCTCTCATACGATATTAACTTTACAAATCGAGTTATGTTCAAACTCATACCAAAAACTAAATTAAATATATGAAAACCACAAAGAGACTTTTATTACTAGTTATTCTATTGCCTTTATTTTCTGTTGCTCAAGTTACCATCAAGGGTAAAGTAACAGATGGCAATAACCAACCCATTCCTGGCGTATCGATTCTCGTAAAGGGCACAGAGAAAGGAACAACTACTAATTTTGATGGCTTGTACACTTTAAGCGCAAATGTAAATAGTGCAAGTATTCTTGTTTTTAGTTACCTAGGAATGACTTCGGTTGAAGAACCAATTAATGGCAGATCAACTATTAATGTGATGATGCAAGAAAGCACAGAGGCATTAAATGAGATCGTAGTAATTGGTTACGGTGCTCAGCAGAAAAAGGATATCACAGGCTCGGTATCCCAAATTAAATCAGAAGTTTTAGAGAGTCGCAGCAACGCGCAAATAGGCTCCCTATTACAGGGTCAAGCTACAGGTGTGGAAGTATTGGCGAATTCTGGCAAGCCGTCTGCAGGTTTAAGCATAAGGATTAGAGGTACCAACTCTATAACCTCAGGTAGTGAACCTTTGTATGTAGTAGATGGTGTACCTACAACAGATACCCGATCTATAAACCCTGCCGACATTGAGTCTATTTCGGTATTAAAAGATGCATCATCAGCAGCAATATATGGTGCTCAAGGGGCTAATGGTGTTGTGCTTATTACAACCAAACGCGGTACAACTGAAAAACCAAAATTAACTTTTGACACGTATTTAGGTGTCTCCCAAGTATGGAATACGCTACCTGTTTTAAATGGTGAGCAATACAGAGATTTAATGACTGAACTTGGCCAAACTACAGACTGGGATAGATTTAATCAAAACACAGACTGGCAACAAGAAATATTTCAAAATGGTATTTCAAACAATTATCAGTTAGCTATGTCTGGTAGAAATGAAGGTTCTAATTATTACGTATCAGCTGGTTATACCAATCAGGAAGGAGTTGTAAAAAGCTCTGAACTTGAGCGTTTTAATTTCAAAATTAACTTTGACCAAGATATAAACGAGTGGTTAAAGGTTGGAACTAGAATTGCATATACTCAATACAAAGATGTAGATGTAAATGATAATAATGCTGTAAATCAAGGTGGTGTTTTACTAGGAGCACTTACAACACCTGCTAATATTGGCATATTTAATGAAGACGGTTCTTTCACCAGTAATCCATTCCAAAACTGGGAAAACCCATTAGCTTCAACAGATGGTTTAGATCGTGAATTTAATAGCCAACGTTTTTTGGGTAACCTATATTTTGAAATAAAACCAATTAAGAATTTCACCTTTAAAACTAATGTTGGAATTGATAATAGTTTTGGTGTTTTTGATTCGTTTTTAGATCCATTTAGAACAGGTTTTGGTAGAGCTTTACAAGGTAGATCTATAAATAGCACTAACAAAAGCTCATATTACATTGTAGAAAACACCTTGTCATACAACAACACGTTAAATAATCACAAAATTGAAGCGTTAATAGGTTCTGTTAATCAAAAAAATAAGTTTGAAAACAGTTATATTGAAACACGCAATTTTGCAAGCGCTACAGTTACAACAGCTAATGGTGGTTCTGAAATTTTTGGAGCTACAGCAGATAAGGCTGAAAAAGCAAACTCATCTTTTTTAGGAAGATTAAACTATGCCTATGACGACAAATATTTAGTTACTGCCAATTTTAGAGCAGATGGTTCAAGCGTTTTTGGTCCCAACAAGCGATGGGGTTATTTCCCTTCATTTTCTCTAGGATGGCGAATGTCGCAAGAAAACTTCTTAAAAGATTCCAAAACACTTAGTGACCTAAAACTACGTGCTGGTTGGGGTATTGTAGGTAATGATCAAATTCAGAATTACGCGTATTTAGGTCGTGTAGGAAGCGGTGCTAACTATCCAATAGGTGGTGTAGTACAACCTGGTACCTTCCCTGCTTCTATTGAAAACTTAGAACTTAAATGGGAAGAGTCTAATCAAACTAATGTTGGTATAGATGTTTCTCTATTTAATAACAAAGTGAATATTGTTGCAGATGTCTACATAAAAAGAACAAAAGATTTATTATTTGATGCACCGTTACCAAATGCTACAGGTTTTACCAGTGCCATCCAAAATATTGGAGAGTTGGAAAATAAAGGAATTGAATTCAGCGTTAGTACAAAAAATATTAATTCTGAAAATTTTAATTGGGATACCAATTTCAACATTTCATTTAACAGAAATGAAATTACTAGACTCGTAGATTCTGATGTATTTCAAGGAGGTATTGCCGGAGGCCGTGGAGAAGCGGCTTTAATTAGAGAGGGTGAGCCATTAGGGATTCTTTACGGTTATATATACGGCGGTGTAGATCCACAAACTGGAAATGCATTTTACTTAGACCGTAATGGAGTTTCTACATTTACACCTTCAGCAGATGATAGAACTATTATTGGCGATGCCAACCCAGACTTTACATATTCATTAACCAACAACTTTTCATACAAAGGATTTACCTTAATGATTTATTTACAAGGTTCTCAAGGAAATGATATGTTAAACGCTACAAGAATTGAAACCGAAGGACTTATTGACCCAAAAAATCAATCTATTGCTGTATTAGACAGATGGAGACAACCTGGAGACATTACAACAATTCCAAGAGCTGTTTTTGGTAATTCAGATAATTCCAGAGTATCAACACGTTTTATTGAAGATGCTTCCTATTTAAGAGTAAAAGCGCTTACCCTAGGCTATAAATTCCCTAAGAATATGTTAGATAAAATAAACCTAAGTGCTCTAAGACTTTATGTTACCGGTGAAAATCTATTAACCTTTACTGATTACTCTGGTTTCGACCCAGAAGTAAATGCCTTTGGAGGCAGTAATACCATAAGAGGTATAGACTTTGGTACTTATCCGCAATCGAGAACCACGCTTTTTGGCTTAAGTGTTACTTTTTAAAAAAATTCAACTATGAAACTAAATAAAATATTATTAATAATTTTAAGTCTCGCACTTTTTACAAACTGCGATGATTTTTTAGACCTTACTCCTATTTCGGAGGAAACAAGTGCAGATGCCTACAACAATGCATCTCAAATAGAGGCGGCACTTACTGGAGCATACGAATCGTTTCAATCTTCAGAATATTATGTATGGGATAATTTATTATTCCAAGACATGCGCGCAGATAATAATTATGCAGGTGGGGACAATCCGGAAATTTTTGCCATAGATTTCTTAAATATAACACCAACGCATTCCAGACTTTTTACACATTGGTCTAACATTTATAATGCTATTTCTAAAGCAAATGTTGTTTTAGAACGCGTTGATGGGATTAACGACCCACAATTAACTAATGAAAGAAAAGCGCAAATTAGAGGTGAGGCACTATTTTTAAGATCTTATCACTACTTTACTTTAGCAAAACTTTGGGGTAGCGTTCCGTTAATAACGGCATCGATAAAAGCAACCACAGCTGAAAGTGTGAACATTCCAAAATCACCCATTGAAGATATCTATGCACAAATCACTTCAGATTTAGAATTGGCAGCAACTTTGCTACCTGATACTTACGGAAATAACGCAATAACAAAAGCCAGAGCAACTTCTGGTGCAGCACATGCCTTAGCCGCTAAGGCTTATGCGCAACAACCAAATCCTGATTATAAAGCTGTTCTAGCACACATAACTGAAGTTGAAAAAAGTGATGCTAATTACAGATTAATTAATTACAATCAGCTATTTGATGGTAACAACCCCAACAATGCTGAATCTATAATAGAGGTTCAATATTTAGGTGGCAACGAAGGTAATTTTGGTCCGCAGTTATTGTTACCACCTTCCATTAGTGGCGATACATGGAGAAAATTTGTAACACCATCGGTAGATATTGTTAACGCATTTGATGCCGAGGGAGATGTTGTTAGAAAAAATGCATCCATATTGTTTGAGCAAGTTCAATGGGTTGATGAATATTGGGGAAATGCTGCCGGTAGTACCATCCCTTTTGGTTATAAATGGAAAAATGCCAGTGGTTTTGCAAGTGCAGACAACACATATTTAATACGATATGGGGATATTGTACTACTTAAAGCCGAGGCCTTAAACGAATTAAACCAACTGGAAGCAGCAGCCACTGAAGTTGATAGAATTAGAAACAGAGCGCAACTACCAAATTTAACCGCTGCCCAAAAAAGCTCTAAAGCTATATTAAAACAAAATATATTAAAGGAGCGTCGCCTTGAACTTTTTCTAGAAGGTCAAAGATGGGATGATCTAGTACGAAACGGACAAATTGTATCGACCATGAACAACCTAGTTGAAATTGATTTACGTACCAACACACCAGTAAACTATAATATGACAGAAGCTAAAATATTTCTACCAATTCCGCAACAGGAATTAGACAGAAACCCAGCTTTAATACCTTAAAATTAATTGATTATGAAAAGATTTTTAAAAAGAATACTGTTTCTTGTTTCGGCAACCTTAGTTATACTGGCTTGCGAAACTGAAAATAATTTACAGCCGGAAGGACTTTGGGAACTTAGCAATCCAACAATTGCGTTGCCAAGTGATGACTTAATCATACTAGATGAAACCACTCCCAATAACATTATAACCTTTAGTTGGGAACCCGCAAAATCTTCAGCAAACTACATAGTAAGCTACAAAGTGGTAGTTGATACACTTGGAAGTTCTGCTTTTGATACACCTATTTTAGAACTAACACCTTCAAATAATGGCAAAGACCTATCTGCTTCAGTCTCGTTTCAAGCTATTGATGAAGCTTTATCATTTGCAGGCTACTCAGCAAATACTAATGTAGAACTTACGTGGGCTGTTGTTGCCAGCAGCATCAATAAAACTTCAATTGATGTAAAAGATATTACTATTAAGCGTTTTGAAAATGAAATAATACCTAGTAGATTATTTATATCTGGAACAGCCACAGAGAACAATAATAATTTATCAGAAGCTATTCCATTAAAACGTTTAAATAATTCAAATGGTGAGCCTTCAAGCGTTTACGAGGTCTACACTAGTTTGAAGGCAGGAAGCTCTTTTAAATTTTATAGTGAGCAGTCTCTACCTGCTTTAGTATATGGTGGTGGTGCAACCGAAGGC contains the following coding sequences:
- a CDS encoding Gfo/Idh/MocA family protein yields the protein MNSNIVNWGIIGCGDVAEVKSGPAFQKVKNSTLISVMRRNEDKVKDFAKRHGVPNYTTHASELINNDKINAIYIATPPASHLKYALQIIQVGKNVYLEKPMVLNSKEAETLLSALQESDVKVTVAHYRRHLPLFAKVKELLDAKIIGKVVSAEIDIAQSKNANLIAKTDENWRLNPEISGGGYFHDIAPHQIDLMYYYFGEISNIKKGFISDSANVMDLVKGEIEFKNGVQFKGSWNFIASKDSDRCTIEGEKGSITFSFYGDEIRVETDNKTETFKFENPKHVQQPMIEQVVGYFLGQNENPCSVEEAAVVTKIMDTFCGIE
- a CDS encoding DUF6377 domain-containing protein, translated to MKKLLLFLTSLTLSIQCYGNSNLDSLLLELEVTMRKRAFFDNAKKLRVENLKKLINDKDSSSLQNNYFIINEIINEYEKYSFDKALFYIEKNLQIAKKLNNNKLEKESQLKLAKLLATSGRYKEGIDVLNEIRRNELPEKLLEQYYFNYVEGYSGLSFYTTVQTTKERYSQLYLIYQDSLQQKLDPNSDQALALIEKELRDNRNIVEALRINSKRLSQLKLGTTKYSLVTFERALLYGLNNNARDQKMFLALSAISDITASVKDNASLTELAMILFEEGDIERAYKYIDFSVEDTEIYNSRLRFVNISNKLSVISKAFEEKNLEQQAELKKMLLYISVLALFLLFTILYIYRQIKRLSSARKALKKANIQLTNLNERLSITNSDLNRLYNELSNTDKIKEQYIGTFLNLYSDYINKLDTYRKMVRNYLVSNKTKTLLELTKSKQLVDNELQIFYQNFDKSFLHIYPNFIREVNGLLKPGEQIKLNKDEVLNTELRILALIRLGLTNSSKISKILRYSVNTIYNYRVKIKNSALNRDTFEDDVKKIQ
- a CDS encoding SusC/RagA family TonB-linked outer membrane protein, with product MKTTKRLLLLVILLPLFSVAQVTIKGKVTDGNNQPIPGVSILVKGTEKGTTTNFDGLYTLSANVNSASILVFSYLGMTSVEEPINGRSTINVMMQESTEALNEIVVIGYGAQQKKDITGSVSQIKSEVLESRSNAQIGSLLQGQATGVEVLANSGKPSAGLSIRIRGTNSITSGSEPLYVVDGVPTTDTRSINPADIESISVLKDASSAAIYGAQGANGVVLITTKRGTTEKPKLTFDTYLGVSQVWNTLPVLNGEQYRDLMTELGQTTDWDRFNQNTDWQQEIFQNGISNNYQLAMSGRNEGSNYYVSAGYTNQEGVVKSSELERFNFKINFDQDINEWLKVGTRIAYTQYKDVDVNDNNAVNQGGVLLGALTTPANIGIFNEDGSFTSNPFQNWENPLASTDGLDREFNSQRFLGNLYFEIKPIKNFTFKTNVGIDNSFGVFDSFLDPFRTGFGRALQGRSINSTNKSSYYIVENTLSYNNTLNNHKIEALIGSVNQKNKFENSYIETRNFASATVTTANGGSEIFGATADKAEKANSSFLGRLNYAYDDKYLVTANFRADGSSVFGPNKRWGYFPSFSLGWRMSQENFLKDSKTLSDLKLRAGWGIVGNDQIQNYAYLGRVGSGANYPIGGVVQPGTFPASIENLELKWEESNQTNVGIDVSLFNNKVNIVADVYIKRTKDLLFDAPLPNATGFTSAIQNIGELENKGIEFSVSTKNINSENFNWDTNFNISFNRNEITRLVDSDVFQGGIAGGRGEAALIREGEPLGILYGYIYGGVDPQTGNAFYLDRNGVSTFTPSADDRTIIGDANPDFTYSLTNNFSYKGFTLMIYLQGSQGNDMLNATRIETEGLIDPKNQSIAVLDRWRQPGDITTIPRAVFGNSDNSRVSTRFIEDASYLRVKALTLGYKFPKNMLDKINLSALRLYVTGENLLTFTDYSGFDPEVNAFGGSNTIRGIDFGTYPQSRTTLFGLSVTF
- a CDS encoding RagB/SusD family nutrient uptake outer membrane protein, which produces MKLNKILLIILSLALFTNCDDFLDLTPISEETSADAYNNASQIEAALTGAYESFQSSEYYVWDNLLFQDMRADNNYAGGDNPEIFAIDFLNITPTHSRLFTHWSNIYNAISKANVVLERVDGINDPQLTNERKAQIRGEALFLRSYHYFTLAKLWGSVPLITASIKATTAESVNIPKSPIEDIYAQITSDLELAATLLPDTYGNNAITKARATSGAAHALAAKAYAQQPNPDYKAVLAHITEVEKSDANYRLINYNQLFDGNNPNNAESIIEVQYLGGNEGNFGPQLLLPPSISGDTWRKFVTPSVDIVNAFDAEGDVVRKNASILFEQVQWVDEYWGNAAGSTIPFGYKWKNASGFASADNTYLIRYGDIVLLKAEALNELNQLEAAATEVDRIRNRAQLPNLTAAQKSSKAILKQNILKERRLELFLEGQRWDDLVRNGQIVSTMNNLVEIDLRTNTPVNYNMTEAKIFLPIPQQELDRNPALIP